In one window of Corallococcus macrosporus DNA:
- a CDS encoding serine/threonine-protein kinase PknK: MSEHESWVLEEARPGMPRWMGPYQVQGILGHGGMGIVYLGQHRVTGQRAALKTVRVTGTETLASLRREIQALIRIHHPGIVRILDHGMSGGLPWYAMGLLEGRTFRQVLEEHHSLSFGQSSRAPRVTAGRSVEDSHATSLPSRPLLKVVRQLCAPLAYLHGCGLVHCDLKPGNIFIQPDGSVVLGDFGVAALFGGPFGRESLQAGNAGLGTLLYMAPEQIRADLVDARADLYSLGCILYECVTGFVPFFGSSSRVIRKRHLREPPTPPSQLTEERLPVQLEWLILTLLAKQPEDRLGYADDVARALSELGVEAPEPAGLPESRPYLYRPLFTGREDTMRRLRERLARNGGGIFIGGGSGVGKTRLALELAREARARELPVVTCECIPLGLSGPQADTDMKAPPLHPFRPLLAAVADHCRQGGPEETARLLGSQGKVLVAYEPALEDLPGQRELPVPPPPANAAAARARIFAALREVLFAFAEEDPLLIIIDDLQWADEMSLGFLQQLRHEELVERGVLLLGTYRMEERGGVLDEVVSMSGALHLELELLDEQGIRSMVGGMLALHTLPKDFDGLVHQAEGNPFFIAEYLRAAITEGLLHRDEWGQWRLEEQGQPRASLDGMGLPLFIAEIIQRRLRDLPPPAQALMEFAAVLGRECDVEVLLSAAPLKQALALEALQTLRVRQILERGAGGRLRFLHDKLREISYARIPPERARQLHRRAAEVIEQRHQHARDFDLLFSSLANHWSRAGVPDRASDYFRRAADRARATHANGEAITSYRAALAEARAHRARAKDAPPGGRPSFLPIHESLADVLALTGRQEEARTAYGEALACLPVEGQVHRASILRRVGKTWETHHRHEEALRAYADAEAALGTPPKAEDTTAPAARTWWQEWLQLQEDLHWTLYWQDDREAMGALVERVRPVLETYGTGAQRARFFVVFANTCFRQERYAISPQMVEYGRLAVEAARTAEDLSTQALALFCHAFTLVLSGALDLAEEQGLAGLRLAEETGDLTLQSRLLTYLTLVYRRRGLVDRTRESSARSLDVAAMARMTDYVGAARASQAWVAWREQRLDDAEQEARAALECWRKLSAIYPYPFQWQGLWVLLAIALQRQFLTEAVEHARALLDPTQQRLPEALSSQLEKAIHVWTEGQRKATRESLERATASARSWRYL; the protein is encoded by the coding sequence ATGAGCGAGCACGAGTCCTGGGTGCTGGAGGAGGCACGCCCTGGAATGCCCCGGTGGATGGGGCCCTATCAGGTCCAGGGAATCCTCGGCCATGGGGGCATGGGCATCGTCTACCTGGGCCAGCATCGCGTGACAGGTCAGCGCGCGGCCTTGAAGACGGTCCGCGTCACGGGCACCGAGACCCTGGCCAGCCTCCGGAGGGAGATCCAGGCGCTCATCCGGATCCATCACCCGGGCATCGTGCGGATCCTCGACCACGGCATGTCCGGCGGGCTCCCCTGGTATGCGATGGGATTGCTGGAGGGCCGCACGTTCAGGCAGGTCCTCGAAGAGCACCACAGCCTGTCCTTCGGCCAGTCCTCCCGCGCTCCGAGGGTCACCGCCGGGCGGTCCGTGGAGGACTCGCACGCCACGTCCCTGCCCTCCCGCCCGTTGCTGAAGGTCGTGCGACAGCTGTGCGCGCCCCTGGCCTACCTGCACGGCTGCGGTCTCGTTCACTGCGACCTCAAGCCCGGCAACATCTTCATCCAGCCCGATGGGAGCGTGGTCCTCGGGGACTTCGGGGTGGCGGCGCTGTTTGGCGGGCCCTTCGGGCGGGAGAGCCTCCAGGCTGGCAACGCCGGGTTGGGCACGCTCCTGTACATGGCGCCCGAGCAGATTCGTGCCGACCTCGTGGACGCCCGCGCCGACCTCTACTCCCTGGGGTGCATCCTGTATGAATGCGTGACCGGCTTCGTTCCCTTCTTCGGAAGCTCAAGCCGTGTCATCCGCAAGCGGCACCTGCGCGAGCCCCCGACCCCGCCTTCACAGCTCACCGAGGAGCGGCTTCCGGTACAGCTGGAGTGGCTCATCCTCACGCTCCTCGCGAAGCAGCCCGAGGACCGGCTCGGCTACGCCGACGACGTGGCCCGGGCGCTGTCGGAGCTGGGGGTCGAGGCCCCTGAGCCAGCGGGACTGCCTGAGAGCCGGCCCTACCTCTACCGCCCGCTCTTCACGGGGAGGGAGGACACCATGCGCCGCCTCCGCGAGCGGCTTGCTCGCAATGGAGGAGGAATCTTCATTGGCGGCGGCAGCGGAGTCGGCAAGACCCGGCTGGCGCTGGAGCTGGCCCGCGAAGCCCGCGCCCGGGAGCTCCCCGTGGTGACATGCGAGTGCATCCCGCTCGGCCTCTCCGGTCCGCAGGCCGACACGGACATGAAGGCCCCTCCCCTTCATCCCTTCCGCCCCCTGCTCGCCGCGGTCGCGGACCACTGCCGTCAGGGAGGCCCGGAGGAGACGGCACGGTTGCTCGGGTCCCAGGGGAAGGTCCTGGTCGCCTATGAGCCCGCCCTGGAGGACCTGCCCGGCCAGCGGGAGCTGCCCGTGCCTCCGCCCCCCGCGAACGCCGCGGCCGCGCGCGCCCGCATCTTCGCGGCCCTGAGGGAGGTCCTCTTCGCCTTCGCAGAGGAGGACCCGCTGCTGATCATCATCGATGACCTCCAGTGGGCGGACGAGATGTCCCTGGGCTTCCTCCAGCAGCTGCGGCACGAGGAGCTGGTCGAACGGGGTGTGCTCCTGCTGGGGACCTACCGCATGGAGGAGCGCGGCGGAGTGCTGGACGAAGTGGTGTCCATGTCCGGAGCCCTCCACCTGGAGCTGGAGCTGCTCGACGAGCAGGGCATCCGGTCCATGGTCGGTGGAATGCTCGCGCTGCACACGCTGCCGAAGGACTTCGACGGGCTGGTGCACCAGGCCGAGGGCAATCCCTTCTTCATCGCGGAGTACCTGAGGGCCGCCATCACGGAGGGGCTGCTCCACCGCGACGAATGGGGCCAGTGGCGCCTGGAAGAGCAGGGCCAGCCCCGCGCCTCGCTCGACGGCATGGGCCTGCCCCTCTTCATCGCGGAGATCATCCAGCGGCGCCTGCGGGACCTCCCACCCCCGGCGCAGGCGCTCATGGAGTTCGCGGCCGTGCTCGGCCGTGAGTGTGACGTGGAGGTGTTGCTGTCCGCGGCGCCGCTGAAGCAGGCGCTGGCCCTGGAGGCGCTGCAGACGCTGCGAGTGCGGCAGATCCTCGAAAGGGGCGCGGGAGGGCGGCTGCGCTTCCTCCACGACAAGCTGCGCGAGATTTCCTACGCCCGCATTCCTCCGGAGCGCGCGCGCCAGCTCCACCGCCGCGCCGCCGAGGTCATCGAGCAGCGGCACCAGCATGCGCGCGACTTCGACCTGCTCTTCTCCAGCCTGGCCAACCACTGGTCCAGGGCGGGGGTCCCCGACCGGGCCAGCGACTACTTCCGCCGGGCCGCGGACCGCGCCCGGGCCACCCATGCCAATGGCGAAGCCATCACCTCGTATCGTGCCGCGCTGGCTGAAGCGCGCGCGCACCGCGCCCGGGCGAAGGACGCGCCCCCGGGCGGGAGGCCGTCCTTTCTACCCATCCACGAAAGCCTCGCGGACGTGCTTGCGCTGACCGGGCGGCAGGAAGAAGCGCGCACGGCCTATGGCGAGGCGCTGGCCTGCCTTCCGGTGGAGGGGCAGGTGCACCGGGCCAGCATCCTTCGCAGGGTGGGCAAGACCTGGGAGACACACCACCGGCACGAAGAGGCGCTGCGCGCGTACGCGGATGCCGAGGCGGCCCTGGGCACCCCGCCCAAGGCGGAGGACACGACAGCGCCAGCGGCGCGGACCTGGTGGCAGGAGTGGTTGCAACTCCAGGAGGACCTGCACTGGACCCTGTACTGGCAGGATGACCGGGAGGCGATGGGCGCGCTCGTGGAGCGGGTGCGCCCGGTGCTGGAGACCTACGGAACGGGCGCGCAGCGCGCCCGCTTCTTCGTCGTGTTCGCGAACACGTGCTTCCGGCAGGAGCGCTACGCCATCTCCCCCCAGATGGTGGAGTACGGCCGCCTGGCGGTGGAGGCCGCCAGGACCGCGGAGGACCTCTCCACCCAGGCGCTGGCCCTCTTCTGTCATGCGTTCACCCTGGTCCTGTCCGGAGCGCTGGACCTGGCGGAGGAACAGGGCCTCGCCGGGCTGCGGCTGGCGGAAGAGACAGGAGACCTGACGCTCCAGTCGCGCCTGCTCACCTACCTGACCCTGGTGTACCGCCGGCGAGGGCTCGTCGACCGCACCCGGGAGTCCAGCGCACGAAGCCTGGACGTGGCGGCCATGGCCCGGATGACGGACTACGTGGGAGCGGCCCGGGCCAGCCAGGCGTGGGTGGCCTGGCGGGAGCAACGGCTGGACGACGCCGAACAGGAGGCCCGGGCGGCCCTGGAGTGCTGGCGCAAGCTCTCCGCCATCTACCCCTATCCCTTTCAATGGCAGGGATTGTGGGTGCTCCTGGCGATCGCGCTCCAGCGCCAATTCCTCACGGAGGCAGTGGAGCATGCGCGTGCCCTGCTGGACCCGACCCAACAGCGGCTCCCGGAAGCGCTGTCTTCCCAATTGGAGAAGGCGATCCATGTTTGGACTGAAGGCCAGCGGAAGGCGACGCGGGAGTCCCTGGAGCGCGCCACCGCGTCCGCGCGGAGCTGGCGGTATCTGTGA
- a CDS encoding YcaO-like family protein has translation MRVFPPGPQAPKHHRAGTHRLIPPEETLRRVRPLMAVMGITRIANITGLDRLGIPVVTVCRPNSRSLAVSQGKGLDLDAAKASGLMEAVETYHAEHITLPLLLASYQELRFSHPLVDVGGLPRLSVNDFQPSQRLLWIQGHELRGNTPVWLPFELVHTDYTLPLPSGSGAFFMSSNGLSSGNHLLEALSHGICEVVERDATTLWHLQTPEARRRTRLDLGTVEDPDCNAVLEKFDRAGVDVAVWETTSDVGLPAFLCMCAEREPEPFRPLYPTSGMGCHPTRQVALLRALTEAAQVRATLISGSRDDLSVARSYNVLQDPVLAQRVQALMREPEAERRFQDVPTFEGASFDEDVAWELERLGSVGLDQVVLVDLTKPAFQIPVARVVIPGLESLHDAPGYVPGRRARRLMEARLS, from the coding sequence ATGCGTGTCTTCCCTCCCGGGCCCCAGGCCCCCAAGCACCACCGGGCGGGAACGCACCGGCTGATTCCTCCCGAGGAGACGCTGCGGCGGGTGCGCCCCCTGATGGCGGTCATGGGCATCACCCGCATCGCCAACATCACGGGGCTGGACCGGCTGGGCATTCCGGTGGTCACGGTCTGCCGGCCCAACTCGCGGTCCCTCGCGGTCTCCCAGGGTAAGGGCCTGGACCTGGACGCAGCCAAGGCCTCCGGGCTGATGGAGGCCGTGGAGACGTACCATGCCGAGCACATCACCCTCCCCCTCCTTCTCGCGAGCTACCAGGAGCTGCGCTTCTCCCACCCGCTAGTGGACGTCGGCGGGCTCCCCCGGCTGTCGGTCAACGACTTCCAGCCCTCCCAGCGGCTCCTGTGGATCCAGGGGCACGAGCTGCGGGGAAACACGCCGGTGTGGCTGCCCTTCGAGCTGGTCCACACCGACTACACCCTGCCGCTTCCCTCGGGTAGCGGCGCCTTCTTCATGAGCTCCAACGGGCTGTCCTCGGGCAACCACCTCCTGGAGGCCCTTAGTCACGGCATCTGCGAGGTGGTGGAGCGTGACGCCACCACCCTCTGGCACCTGCAAACTCCGGAGGCAAGGCGGCGGACCCGGCTCGACCTGGGGACGGTGGAGGATCCGGACTGTAACGCAGTGCTGGAGAAGTTCGACCGGGCCGGAGTGGACGTGGCTGTCTGGGAGACAACCTCGGATGTGGGCCTGCCCGCCTTCCTCTGCATGTGCGCCGAGCGAGAGCCGGAGCCCTTCCGCCCGCTCTACCCGACGTCGGGAATGGGCTGCCATCCCACCCGCCAGGTGGCCCTCCTCCGAGCGCTCACCGAGGCGGCCCAGGTCCGGGCCACGCTCATCTCCGGGTCACGCGATGATCTCTCGGTGGCCCGGTCCTACAATGTCTTGCAGGATCCGGTGCTCGCGCAGCGCGTCCAGGCGCTGATGCGTGAGCCGGAGGCCGAGCGGCGCTTCCAGGACGTCCCGACCTTCGAGGGGGCCAGCTTCGATGAGGACGTGGCCTGGGAGCTGGAACGCCTGGGCTCAGTGGGGCTCGACCAGGTGGTGCTCGTGGACCTCACCAAGCCCGCGTTCCAGATTCCGGTGGCGCGGGTGGTGATTCCCGGCCTGGAGTCCCTCCACGACGCGCCCGGGTACGTTCCGGGGCGCCGCGCCCGCCGGCTCATGGAGGCGCGCCTCTCATGA
- a CDS encoding SDR family oxidoreductase: protein MRGITAVAGGTGMLGGTVCQQLRAGGARVRALVRPTSDSRRVERLKRLGVETHPGDLKQPASLDALCAGAQAVITTASCMLSRQPGDSIQSVDLEGQLALVEAARRAGVEHFVFVSFPPLQGNFPLQDAKRAVEQEVLRGGFPRTTLLRPTFFSDVWLSAAMGFDAVKARARVLGTGEGRVNWITLEDVARFAAGALDTPRAWGAVLELGAEEAVGQLQVVRLFEERSGRAWEREYVPESALREQYEATTDPLQRSFAALMLNLALGCELDPRPAMDAIPVRPRPVADFVERVLAGQPLAQEEARG from the coding sequence ATGAGAGGAATCACCGCCGTGGCCGGCGGCACGGGGATGTTGGGGGGAACGGTCTGTCAGCAACTGCGGGCTGGCGGCGCTCGGGTCCGGGCCCTCGTCCGGCCAACCTCGGACTCCCGCCGTGTCGAGCGGCTGAAGCGCCTGGGCGTGGAGACGCACCCGGGAGACCTGAAGCAGCCCGCGTCGCTCGACGCGCTCTGCGCGGGCGCGCAAGCAGTCATCACGACAGCGTCGTGCATGCTGTCGAGGCAGCCGGGAGATTCCATCCAGTCCGTCGACCTGGAAGGCCAGCTTGCCCTCGTGGAGGCGGCACGGCGCGCGGGGGTGGAGCACTTCGTGTTCGTCTCCTTCCCGCCGCTCCAGGGGAACTTCCCGCTCCAGGACGCCAAGCGCGCGGTGGAGCAGGAGGTGCTGCGCGGCGGATTCCCCCGCACCACCCTCCTGCGTCCCACCTTCTTCAGCGACGTCTGGCTGAGCGCGGCCATGGGCTTCGACGCCGTGAAGGCCCGGGCCCGCGTCCTGGGAACGGGAGAGGGACGGGTGAACTGGATCACCCTCGAGGACGTGGCCCGGTTCGCCGCCGGAGCGCTGGACACCCCTCGTGCCTGGGGCGCCGTGCTCGAGCTCGGAGCCGAGGAGGCGGTAGGTCAGCTCCAGGTGGTGCGCCTGTTCGAGGAGCGGAGCGGCCGGGCCTGGGAGCGTGAGTACGTCCCCGAGTCCGCGCTCCGCGAGCAGTACGAAGCCACCACGGACCCCCTCCAGCGCTCCTTCGCCGCGCTGATGCTCAACCTCGCGCTCGGCTGCGAACTCGACCCGCGCCCGGCGATGGACGCCATTCCGGTACGCCCCCGCCCGGTCGCGGACTTCGTGGAACGGGTGCTGGCCGGACAGCCCCTGGCGCAAGAGGAAGCGCGGGGATGA
- a CDS encoding DUF4386 domain-containing protein — translation MNISRLHSRALGALYLLPFLAYGIGTALVSSVLKAPESLFLVAGQRTLFVGGALLLVLDALFVVGIGVLFFPILRERSPGIALTYVCTRVMEALMLVVGVVFLLCILPLPGQLTPEPGTLANLVARGNFWAYQLAMTLLGVGSVPFCLSLYRARLFPAWLPLLGAVGYGLLALGCVLEIFGLPWGIFFSGPGGVFELVFGVWLIAKGFRKVTPSAAA, via the coding sequence ATGAACATCTCCCGCCTTCACTCCCGCGCGCTGGGAGCGCTCTACCTCCTGCCGTTCCTCGCCTACGGCATCGGCACGGCGCTCGTGAGCTCCGTCCTGAAGGCGCCGGAGAGCCTGTTCCTGGTGGCCGGACAAAGGACGCTGTTCGTCGGGGGCGCGCTGCTGCTCGTGTTGGACGCGCTCTTCGTCGTCGGGATCGGCGTGCTGTTCTTCCCCATCCTCCGCGAGCGGAGCCCGGGCATCGCCCTCACGTATGTCTGCACACGGGTGATGGAGGCGCTGATGCTCGTCGTCGGCGTCGTGTTCCTGCTGTGCATCCTTCCGCTTCCAGGGCAGCTGACGCCTGAGCCGGGGACGCTGGCGAACCTTGTAGCGAGGGGGAACTTCTGGGCGTACCAGCTCGCGATGACGCTCCTGGGCGTCGGCAGCGTGCCGTTCTGCCTGTCGCTGTACCGCGCCCGGCTGTTTCCCGCGTGGCTCCCGCTGTTGGGCGCGGTGGGCTACGGGCTGCTGGCGCTGGGGTGCGTGCTCGAAATCTTCGGGCTGCCGTGGGGCATCTTCTTCTCGGGCCCCGGGGGCGTGTTCGAGCTGGTGTTCGGCGTCTGGCTCATCGCGAAGGGGTTCCGGAAGGTCACGCCTTCCGCCGCGGCGTAG
- a CDS encoding Crp/Fnr family transcriptional regulator produces MKTKLVDYFRRIAPLSDEEAQAILDSMVVKTFPKGAHLLMAGQVSTEAYFVLQGCVRQYSVVGGEERSNGFFTEDEWVLSIHSMMSQTPADHFLVCAEDTTVVVGTEQREGDLYRRFPRFESISRMVMQKVLAEQQERFNSYLTDTPEQRYLKLSRTRPDLLQRLPQYHLASYIGVKPESLSRIRKRIATRGKPATPRRKA; encoded by the coding sequence ATGAAAACCAAGCTCGTCGACTACTTCCGCCGCATCGCGCCTCTGTCGGACGAGGAGGCCCAGGCCATCCTGGACAGCATGGTGGTGAAGACCTTTCCGAAGGGCGCGCACCTGCTCATGGCGGGTCAGGTCTCCACCGAGGCCTACTTCGTCCTCCAGGGCTGCGTCCGCCAGTACTCCGTCGTCGGCGGCGAGGAGCGCAGCAACGGGTTCTTCACCGAGGACGAATGGGTCCTCTCCATCCACAGCATGATGAGCCAGACCCCGGCGGATCACTTCCTCGTCTGCGCGGAAGACACCACGGTGGTGGTGGGCACCGAGCAACGCGAGGGGGACCTGTACCGGCGCTTCCCCCGCTTCGAGAGCATTTCCCGCATGGTGATGCAGAAGGTCCTGGCGGAGCAGCAGGAGCGATTCAATTCCTATCTCACGGACACACCGGAGCAGCGCTACCTCAAGCTCTCCAGGACGCGGCCGGACCTCCTCCAGCGCCTTCCGCAGTACCACCTGGCCAGCTACATCGGCGTGAAGCCCGAGTCGCTGAGCCGGATCCGCAAGCGCATCGCCACGCGCGGCAAGCCGGCTACGCCGCGGCGGAAGGCGTGA
- a CDS encoding GFA family protein, with product MACHCTGCQRMSSSAFSLTMAVPTPGFHILSGAPVVGGLHGASKHMFCDYCMTWMFTRPEGVDEFVNLRPTMLDNPGWVVPFIETFTNEKLPWATTPATHSYATLPDPSLYEGLMREFADKSPRPR from the coding sequence ATGGCGTGTCATTGCACCGGCTGTCAGCGCATGAGCTCCAGCGCGTTCAGCCTGACCATGGCGGTGCCCACGCCCGGCTTCCACATCCTCTCCGGAGCGCCGGTGGTGGGCGGGCTGCATGGGGCGTCGAAGCACATGTTCTGCGATTACTGCATGACGTGGATGTTCACGCGGCCCGAGGGAGTGGATGAATTCGTGAACCTGCGGCCGACCATGCTCGACAATCCGGGCTGGGTCGTGCCGTTCATCGAGACCTTCACGAACGAGAAGCTGCCCTGGGCGACGACGCCCGCGACGCACTCCTACGCGACCCTGCCGGATCCGTCCCTGTACGAAGGGCTCATGCGCGAGTTCGCGGATAAGAGCCCGCGGCCCCGGTAG
- a CDS encoding TfuA-like protein, producing the protein MIYIFAGPTLRAEEGQRELDAVFLPPAAQGDVYRAAREHPQALGLIDGYFERVPAVWHKELLWAMSEGIHVYGSASMGALRAAELAPFGMRGVGAIFEAFLQGELEDDDEVAVMHGPEESGFLPLSEAMVNIRATLAHAEREEVLSPQTRAVLERMAKGLHYPERGYPALLTLAVQAGVPAHELEGLRAWLPHGRVQQKRTDALAMLRCMREELACNPPPKTVAYSLSWTDAWNEAQRQCER; encoded by the coding sequence ATGATCTACATCTTCGCCGGCCCCACCCTCCGCGCCGAGGAAGGACAGCGGGAACTCGACGCCGTGTTCCTCCCTCCCGCGGCCCAGGGGGACGTGTACCGGGCCGCGCGCGAGCACCCCCAGGCTCTGGGCCTCATCGACGGCTACTTCGAGCGAGTCCCCGCCGTGTGGCACAAGGAGCTCCTCTGGGCCATGTCAGAGGGCATCCACGTCTACGGCAGCGCCAGCATGGGGGCCCTGCGCGCTGCGGAACTCGCCCCCTTCGGCATGCGAGGGGTGGGGGCCATCTTCGAGGCGTTCCTCCAGGGCGAGCTGGAGGACGACGACGAGGTGGCGGTGATGCACGGCCCCGAGGAGTCAGGCTTCCTTCCGTTGTCCGAGGCCATGGTCAACATCCGGGCCACCCTGGCCCACGCGGAGCGGGAAGAAGTGCTGAGCCCGCAGACGCGAGCGGTGCTGGAGCGGATGGCCAAGGGGCTCCACTACCCGGAGCGCGGCTACCCGGCCCTGCTGACCCTGGCGGTCCAGGCGGGAGTCCCTGCCCACGAGTTGGAGGGACTCCGCGCTTGGCTTCCCCATGGCCGCGTCCAACAGAAGCGCACGGATGCCCTGGCCATGCTGCGCTGCATGCGCGAGGAATTGGCGTGCAACCCTCCCCCCAAGACCGTTGCCTATTCGCTCTCCTGGACCGATGCCTGGAACGAGGCCCAGCGCCAATGCGAGCGATGA